In the Artemia franciscana chromosome 1, ASM3288406v1, whole genome shotgun sequence genome, one interval contains:
- the LOC136028786 gene encoding DNA-directed RNA polymerase II subunit Rpb4-like has protein sequence MINALESDVSWRCHMCHGPRCLGEGIKCDASRIQWEDSNKREFENAETLMLSEVHTLLEYRKSQNESEEEEQELSETFLKTLAYTQRFSKFKNRETITAVRQLLMSKRLHKFELATLANLCPDSPEEASSLIPSLLGRFQEEDLRQILDDITTKRSFQY, from the exons ATGATCAATGCGCTAGAATCAGATGTGTCATGGAGATGCCATATGTGTCATGGACCCAGATGTTTAGGAGAAGGGATCAAGTGTGACGCATCTAGGATCCAGTGGGAAGACTCAAATAAGCGAG aatttgagAATGCAGAAACGCTGATGTTATCGGAAGTTCATACATTATTGGAGTACCGAAAATCTCAGAATGAAAGCgaagaagaagaacaagaacTCTCTGAGACCTTTCTAAAAACCCTTGCTTACACACAACGCTTTAGTAAATTCAAAAATAGAGAAACTATTACTGCTGTTCGTCA GCTGCTGATGTCGAAAAGATTGCACAAGTTCGAGCTGGCAACGCTGGCGAATCTTTGTCCAGATAGCCCAGAAGAGGCTTCCTCACTCATTCCCAGTTTGCTTGGACGATTCCAGGAAGAGGATTTGCGTCAAATTCTCGATGATATTACAACTAAAAGAAGTTTCCAGTATTGA